GTCAGCGAGAAGTCCATCCGGTGTCCCCTTTCAGCGCGTGACCGGCAGGCCGAGCGTGGTGGCGGCGATCAGGTCGCGCTGCACCTCGTTGGTGCCGCCGCCGAAGGTGAGGATCAGCGCGGACCGGTGCAGCCGCTCGATCCGGCCGTGCAGCAGCGCGCCCGGTGAGCCCTCGCGCACCACGGCGCCCGCGCCGAGCACCTCCATCAGCAACCGGTACGCCTCCAGGGCGAACTCGGTGCCGAACACCTTGGTCGCCGAAGCCTCACCGGGGCCGAGTTCCTGTTCGGCGGCGGCCCAGGCGATCTTCCAGTTGCGCAGCTTGAGGTAGTCGGCTTGCGCGTGCACGCGGGCCAGATGCAGTCGGACCCATTCGGCGTCGATGACCCGCCGTCCATCCGGGCCCTGTGTCTTCTGCGCCCACTCGCGCACCTCGCCGAGCGCGGTGCGGATCGGGGCGGCCGAGGTCAGCGCGACGCGTTCGTGGTTGAGCTGGTTGGTGATCAGCGGCCAGCCCTTGTTCTCCTCGGCGATCCGCGCGCTGATCGGTACGCGCACGTCGGAGTAGTAGGTCGCGCTGGTGCCGGGGCCCGCGACCGTGCGGACCTTGGTCCAGGAGAAGCCCTCGGCGGTGGTCGGCACGACCAGGATGCTGATGCCGCGGTGCTTCTTCGCTTCCGGGTCGGTGCGCACGGCGAGCCAGACGTAGTCGGCGTACTCGATCAGGCTGGTCCACATCTTCTGGCCGTT
The genomic region above belongs to Amycolatopsis sp. YIM 10 and contains:
- a CDS encoding acyl-CoA dehydrogenase family protein, which produces MRIGYTEAQEKLADELRSYFARLMTPERREALGAGGAEYGKDGAYQEIVRELGRDGWLAIGWPEEYGGQARSMLDQLVFTDEAAAAGVPVPFLTINTVGPTIMRYGTEEQKAFYLPRIAAGELHFSIGYSEPGAGTDLASLSTRAVRDGDEYVINGQKMWTSLIEYADYVWLAVRTDPEAKKHRGISILVVPTTAEGFSWTKVRTVAGPGTSATYYSDVRVPISARIAEENKGWPLITNQLNHERVALTSAAPIRTALGEVREWAQKTQGPDGRRVIDAEWVRLHLARVHAQADYLKLRNWKIAWAAAEQELGPGEASATKVFGTEFALEAYRLLMEVLGAGAVVREGSPGALLHGRIERLHRSALILTFGGGTNEVQRDLIAATTLGLPVTR